In Oryza brachyantha chromosome 1, ObraRS2, whole genome shotgun sequence, the following are encoded in one genomic region:
- the LOC102717482 gene encoding probable FAD synthase — protein sequence MEVEAAVRASGDSVMRAKYGRAVYVVQRAFALYPFDEIAFSFNGGKDSTVLLHLLRAGYYLHRTSSGNGDQTDCTIQNCPMRTIYFEDPTAFPEINSFTYDTASTYGLPLETIRTDFKSGLEALLKEKPTKAIFLGTRNGDPNAVGQEEFSPSSPGWPPFMRVNPILDWSYRDVWSFLLTCKVNYCSLYDQGYTSIGSIHDTVPNAQLSDGLGGFKPAYMLTDGTLERAGRANKVNKKKEVDGYSETSSITSAKPRQQQMSRL from the exons atggaggtggaggcggcggtgcgggcgagcggcgactcCGTGATGCGCGCCAAGTACGGCCGCGCCGTCTACGTCGTCCAGCGAGCCTTCGCTCTCTACCC GTTCGACGAAATCGCCTTTAGCTTCAACGGTGGCAAAGATTCAACT GTGCTGTTGCATTTGCTTCGAGCTGGCTACTACCTGCACAGAACAAGTTCAGGCAATGGGGATCAAACGGACTGTACCATTCAAAACTGCCCCATGCGGACCATTTACTTTGAAGATCCTACTGCTTTTCCTGAAATCAACTCGTTCACTTATGATACTGCTTCGAC CTACGGTTTGCCACTGGAAACTATCCGGACAGATTTCAAGTCTGGCCTAGAAGCCCTGCTGAAGGAGAAGCCTACCAAAGCAATTTTCCTTGGCACTAGAAATGGCGATCCGAATGCG GTTGGTCAAGAGGAGTTCTCTCCTAGTTCCCCTGGCTGGCCTCCTTTCATGAGGGTGAATCCAATCTTGGATTGGTCTTATAG GGACGTTTGGTCTTTCCTCTTGACCTGCAAGGTCAACTACTGTAGCCTTTATGATCAAGG GTATACTTCTATTGGTAGCATACATGATACTGTCCCAAATGCACAGCTGAGTGATGGGCTAGGGGGGTTTAAACCGGCGTACATGCTGACAGATGGAACGCTTGAAAGGGCCGGTAGAGCAAATAAGGTTAACAAAAAGAAGGAAGTTGATGGATATTCTGAAACCAGTTCAATCACGAGTGCCAAGCCACGACAACAACAGATGAGTCGTTTGTAG